Proteins co-encoded in one Spirosoma endbachense genomic window:
- a CDS encoding aldo/keto reductase produces the protein MKYKLFGRKTGLRVSELALGTGNFGTRWGHGADPTESRRVFERYVEAGGNFIDTADTYQFGQSEEFVGELIASDRDQLVLSSKFTLGAEQKAGISTTGNSRKNMIRSVEASLKRLKTDRIDVYWAHFSDGQTPLDELVRGFDDLVRSGKILYPGFSNFPAWRIASASTMADLRGWSPIAGIQIEYSLVERTPDRELLPMAEALGLGVAIWSPLGGGLLTGKYRAETVDTDSRLLKLGRVIRSEKSERDTAVLDTLASIASETGVQTLQIALAWLRQKADASATDIITILGPRTLSQLEDNLASLAVTLTDTQIQRLDEVSAVPLGYPHELLASTAARLNGGSSELTRTGKPVY, from the coding sequence ATGAAGTACAAACTATTTGGCCGGAAAACGGGACTGCGTGTCTCGGAGCTGGCTTTAGGAACTGGCAATTTCGGCACCCGATGGGGACATGGTGCCGATCCCACGGAATCGCGTCGGGTATTTGAACGCTACGTTGAGGCAGGGGGTAATTTTATCGATACCGCCGATACCTATCAGTTTGGTCAGTCCGAAGAGTTCGTCGGGGAGTTGATCGCCAGCGATCGGGACCAACTCGTGCTGTCCTCGAAATTTACGCTGGGTGCTGAGCAAAAGGCGGGTATTTCGACGACGGGAAACAGCCGGAAAAATATGATCCGTTCGGTCGAAGCCAGCCTGAAGCGACTCAAAACGGATCGTATCGATGTGTACTGGGCGCACTTTTCGGACGGGCAGACACCCCTTGACGAACTTGTTCGCGGTTTCGATGATCTGGTGCGATCGGGCAAGATTCTTTATCCCGGCTTCTCGAATTTTCCGGCCTGGCGGATTGCCAGCGCGTCTACGATGGCCGATCTGCGCGGCTGGTCGCCCATTGCGGGTATTCAGATTGAGTACAGCCTGGTTGAACGGACGCCTGATCGGGAGTTGTTGCCGATGGCCGAAGCCCTCGGACTTGGCGTTGCCATCTGGTCTCCGCTTGGCGGTGGCTTGCTGACGGGTAAATACCGGGCTGAAACCGTCGATACCGATTCCCGGCTCCTGAAGCTGGGCCGCGTAATCCGCAGCGAAAAAAGTGAGCGGGATACGGCCGTTCTGGATACACTGGCGTCAATTGCCAGCGAAACGGGCGTGCAGACGCTACAAATTGCCCTTGCCTGGCTGCGGCAAAAAGCCGATGCATCGGCTACCGATATCATTACCATACTGGGCCCTCGGACACTCAGTCAACTGGAGGATAACCTGGCTTCCTTAGCAGTCACGCTGACCGATACCCAGATTCAACGACTGGATGAGGTGAGTGCGGTGCCGTTGGGTTACCCGCATGAACTACTGGCCAGCACGGCTGCCCGCTTGAACGGCGGTAGTTCCGAACTGACAAGGACCGGGAAACCCGTGTATTGA
- a CDS encoding TetR/AcrR family transcriptional regulator, whose protein sequence is MFTPRSETTRQFIIETTAGIFNRKGYAGTSLSDLTEATRLTKGSIYGNFDNKEDVALAAFDYNIACRTGIIQDALRDYSSSRDKLLAFITIFGSAGSSAFPAGGCPLLNAGTEADDTHEPLRERVAEQLILWKEDLVGIIQQGMAANEFRADTNASKLALSIIALVEGGILIGRSTRNPFYLDTILDTIRDLVKSIELTS, encoded by the coding sequence ATGTTTACACCACGATCCGAAACAACCCGTCAGTTTATCATTGAAACGACCGCCGGTATTTTCAACCGGAAAGGCTATGCCGGGACGTCCTTGTCTGATCTGACCGAAGCCACCAGGCTGACGAAAGGGAGTATCTACGGTAATTTTGACAATAAAGAAGACGTAGCCCTTGCCGCGTTCGATTACAATATCGCGTGCCGAACCGGCATTATTCAGGATGCGCTCAGGGACTATTCAAGCAGTCGGGATAAGCTTCTGGCATTTATTACTATTTTCGGGAGTGCCGGAAGCAGTGCTTTCCCGGCGGGTGGGTGCCCCTTACTCAATGCCGGCACCGAAGCCGATGACACCCATGAACCGTTACGCGAACGAGTGGCGGAGCAGTTGATCCTTTGGAAGGAGGATCTGGTGGGTATCATTCAACAGGGCATGGCGGCCAATGAGTTTCGGGCGGATACGAATGCCAGCAAACTGGCCTTATCGATCATTGCTCTGGTTGAGGGTGGCATTCTGATTGGGCGATCAACCCGGAATCCGTTTTACCTGGATACCATACTCGATACGATCCGGGATCTGGTTAAATCGATCGAATTGACCAGTTGA
- a CDS encoding serine hydrolase — protein MKKCFWLFLILIRSTATLNAQQATAASQSTADKLDEYLTAASLQHRFNGTALVARNGKILLQKGYGWNNVAAKIQNDTNSIYQLGSITKPFTGAAILRLQDEGKLSVKDKLSKHLPDYPRADQISLEQLFIHTSGIYDFKNLLYSPDSTERARLTRPVTKEWLVRQFSQKPLTGKPGAAVNYTNSGYYLLGLVVEKVTGQPFETVVRERFLRPLQLTHTGFDFINLKNGNKTTGYTFQNDSVLVPTPIIDSTVAYAAGGMYSTVGDLYRWSRVVQNRRLLKPDTWESALTPHNNGNWGYGWGVSTFQNDTKLIFQNGNLPGFATYYIQFPQDDITLILLSNIDDASDITSPEPTVRDLINIVYDLPYQLPKNRKIVSVGQPVLTQYIGRYRHSDDRIMTITQESGKLFLQITGQPRFEVIRRVTPISSSK, from the coding sequence ATGAAAAAATGTTTCTGGCTATTCCTGATCCTGATCAGGTCGACGGCAACGCTCAACGCACAGCAGGCTACAGCTGCTTCCCAATCCACGGCCGACAAGCTGGATGAATACCTGACAGCAGCCAGTCTGCAGCACCGGTTCAACGGGACAGCGCTCGTTGCCCGAAACGGAAAAATTCTCCTTCAGAAAGGCTACGGCTGGAACAATGTGGCCGCAAAAATTCAGAACGATACCAACAGCATCTATCAACTCGGGTCGATCACGAAACCATTCACGGGGGCCGCGATTCTGCGCTTACAGGATGAAGGAAAACTTTCCGTAAAGGATAAGTTGAGTAAACACCTGCCCGATTATCCCAGGGCCGATCAGATTAGCCTGGAGCAGTTATTCATCCATACATCGGGCATTTACGATTTTAAAAACCTGCTGTACAGTCCCGACAGCACCGAACGCGCCCGTCTGACCCGGCCCGTCACGAAAGAATGGCTGGTCCGGCAGTTCAGTCAAAAGCCGTTGACCGGCAAACCAGGGGCCGCCGTGAACTACACCAACTCGGGCTATTATCTGCTGGGCCTGGTGGTCGAGAAAGTAACAGGCCAGCCTTTTGAAACCGTCGTTCGGGAGCGGTTTCTCCGTCCCCTCCAGCTTACCCATACCGGATTTGATTTTATTAATCTGAAAAACGGGAACAAAACAACGGGCTACACCTTCCAGAATGATTCGGTGCTGGTGCCTACGCCGATCATCGACTCGACCGTGGCCTATGCGGCTGGGGGAATGTATAGCACTGTGGGCGATTTATACCGCTGGTCGCGCGTGGTCCAGAACCGGCGGTTGCTCAAACCCGACACCTGGGAGTCGGCACTGACGCCCCACAACAACGGAAACTGGGGGTACGGCTGGGGCGTATCTACGTTTCAGAACGACACGAAGCTGATTTTCCAGAACGGAAATCTACCCGGTTTTGCCACCTACTACATTCAGTTTCCTCAGGATGATATCACCCTTATTCTCCTCAGCAACATCGACGATGCCTCTGATATAACCTCTCCGGAACCAACCGTCAGAGACCTCATCAATATCGTTTATGATCTCCCCTATCAGCTCCCCAAAAACCGAAAAATCGTGTCCGTCGGTCAACCCGTACTCACGCAGTATATCGGTCGTTACCGGCATTCCGACGACCGAATCATGACAATAACCCAGGAATCGGGTAAGCTTTTTCTCCAGATCACGGGCCAGCCCCGCTTTGAAGTTATCCGGAGAGTGACACCGATTTCTTCCTCAAAGTAG
- a CDS encoding RNA polymerase sigma factor: MKTNGPAPAVSDLLLWQLIKNSNESGLRKLVEKYFNALQNYGYKFVRDEDFVKDCVQEVFIDIWSRRDRISSPDSVRAYLLSSVRKRVLREGYRQRINRDDEPTDLENDLSFVEFSPEWSLIEQESLVETTQRISASLNQLPKRQREVIYLRYYQNLERDEIADIMGVNPQSVSNLLQAAFKTFRENWVGFLILTQLVDRIAF, from the coding sequence ATGAAAACGAATGGACCCGCTCCGGCTGTATCGGACCTGTTGCTCTGGCAACTGATAAAAAACAGCAACGAGTCAGGCTTACGAAAACTCGTTGAGAAGTATTTCAATGCCTTACAGAACTACGGCTACAAATTTGTGCGGGACGAGGACTTTGTGAAAGACTGCGTTCAGGAAGTCTTTATCGACATCTGGAGCCGCCGGGATCGCATTAGTTCACCAGACAGTGTCCGGGCTTATCTCCTTAGCTCCGTCCGCAAACGGGTGCTGCGGGAAGGGTACCGGCAACGGATCAATCGGGATGATGAACCGACCGACCTGGAGAATGACCTGAGCTTTGTCGAATTTTCGCCAGAATGGTCACTCATTGAACAGGAAAGCCTGGTTGAGACGACCCAGCGCATTTCGGCCTCGCTCAACCAGTTACCCAAACGCCAGCGGGAAGTCATTTACCTCCGCTATTACCAGAACCTGGAACGCGACGAAATTGCCGACATCATGGGTGTGAATCCGCAGTCGGTTTCGAACCTGCTACAGGCCGCCTTTAAGACATTTCGGGAAAACTGGGTGGGCTTTCTGATTCTTACGCAATTGGTCGACCGCATCGCTTTCTAA
- a CDS encoding FecR family protein produces the protein MKHTDYRDYSVDDLTRDDYFRHWVINHNRQSEAFWLEWLDQNPDCADKVQLARAFLQALAEKDTALAPPELDHIMANILQAGEPTVVPLWRRAAFRVAASVLVLLGLGFVAFRYISQQADPVSASLAELSPTLASASIEMVNTTSHPQTIRLQDSSTVLLYPRAKLRYSKRIDPDRREVYLSGKAFFSITKNPKKPFWVYTDQISTQVLGTSFLVNSTASDAKVEVRTGRVSVYMRTDVRRDRLAGKNESAGMVLTPNQQVAFSSIDKRLVKSVVEQPVTLNESPSNDYIFDEAPISQVFELLERNYGLTFIYDAPSLKECYLTANLANESLFDKLNLICKITRSSYELVDGQIVIHSQGCDNK, from the coding sequence ATGAAGCATACCGATTATCGTGACTATAGTGTTGATGATCTGACGCGGGACGACTACTTCCGGCATTGGGTAATCAATCACAACCGACAGAGTGAGGCATTCTGGCTGGAGTGGCTGGATCAAAACCCCGATTGTGCCGACAAGGTGCAGCTGGCCAGGGCCTTTTTGCAGGCCCTGGCCGAAAAAGATACTGCCCTGGCTCCCCCGGAACTCGACCACATCATGGCGAACATCCTCCAGGCGGGCGAGCCGACGGTGGTTCCGCTCTGGCGCAGGGCGGCATTCCGGGTGGCGGCTTCGGTTCTGGTTCTGCTCGGCCTGGGGTTTGTCGCATTCCGATACATCAGCCAACAGGCCGATCCGGTGAGTGCCTCCCTGGCAGAGCTTAGTCCGACGCTGGCCAGCGCGTCCATTGAAATGGTCAATACCACCAGCCACCCCCAGACGATCCGGCTCCAGGACAGCAGTACCGTATTGCTGTACCCCAGGGCAAAACTTCGCTATTCGAAACGGATCGACCCCGACCGGCGGGAAGTGTACCTGAGCGGTAAAGCGTTCTTTTCCATTACTAAAAACCCGAAAAAACCCTTCTGGGTCTACACCGATCAGATTTCGACCCAGGTATTGGGGACGAGTTTTCTGGTGAACAGTACGGCCAGCGACGCGAAAGTTGAAGTACGAACAGGCCGGGTGTCGGTCTACATGCGAACTGATGTCCGCCGGGACCGGCTGGCCGGAAAAAATGAATCCGCAGGCATGGTACTGACGCCAAACCAGCAGGTTGCGTTTTCGAGCATCGACAAACGCCTGGTCAAATCGGTCGTCGAACAGCCGGTTACGCTGAATGAATCGCCATCGAATGACTATATTTTTGATGAAGCGCCCATCAGCCAGGTATTTGAGCTGCTCGAACGGAATTACGGGTTAACGTTCATTTACGATGCCCCCAGCCTGAAAGAATGCTACCTGACGGCGAATCTGGCCAACGAATCGCTGTTTGATAAATTGAACCTGATCTGTAAAATCACCCGCTCATCGTATGAACTGGTCGACGGGCAAATCGTTATTCATAGCCAGGGATGTGACAATAAATAG
- a CDS encoding TonB-dependent receptor: MDKHDTNRFSCRTLMKLSVIQLLMTILFVGATYAHHAHGQEILDQRITLKTETTNLRRALLTLERTTHVLFVYNPREIQINQKVTLDARYVTLKEALTELLTPLHIQYEVSGKQIILFRKDETDTKTIPSLIFPLPMLADLPISGTVTDEKGEGLPGVSVLVKGTQRGTSTNTDGNFQIAVPNEAAVLVFSFVGFQPQEIEVGKRATLNVSLKTDNKNLDEVVVVGYGTVKKSDLTGAVAKVGEANIKATPIPSLDRAMQGRAAGVQVVTNSARPGGSATIRIRGSGSVNASNDPLYVIDGFPTGNLNSINSDDIESIEVLKDASATAIYGSRGSNGVVLVTTKRGKAGKAVISYDGYYGVQTVRHTIPLLNARQFADFVNEARVNGGAKPFFDGSTPDQPLPSALGEGTDWQQQIFQSAPIQNHQLSASGGSEKSRYAVSFGYYNQQGIILNSNFKRYTLRANLDNNLTSRLKVGLTTQGAYTTGNNAKTDVDGNGGGGVTSSALSYAPTFPTYNPDGSYYKNTGALNGYGVDNPLAVANEITNPSSTMRLLANAYLDYTIIDGLNFRTSFGADLQNTKSNSYQTRLSLAGSSLGGGASIETAQSIGWLNENTLNYTRQLTPRHSLNALLGYTIQGLTTEGVITRANTFNDDFALFNNLGAGSTLVAPTSSASDWRLISYLARINYGFDDRFLLTLTGRRDGSSRFGPNQKFGFFPSGALAWKLANEKWMKNLTVVSDAKLRLSYGLSGNQEIGNYRYLANISSTSYILGGALNSGATTSGVANPDLRWERNAQFDAGLDVGLFNNRVQLTADYYIKTTSDLLFNVGIPTSSGFSNTLKNIGSVENKGLELSLNTINIDKGGFRWTSEFNITFNRNKILTLDGRQQFTTGTDAVIFATSINPILLKVGSPLGNFYGRVADGIFQSQAEIDASAQKTARPGDLRYKDLNGDGVINDNDRDIIGNANPKLFGGFNNTFSFKGFDLNIFVQGNSGNQILNYGTFDLLNLTGGNNQSARALDRWTPTNPSNTIPRANSAGGSRILSSFQVEDGAYLRVKNISLGYTLPKAVLTRLAISSAKIYVTAQNWLTFTNYTGYDPEVNRYGSSSLSQGLDYGGYPAAKTLLVGLNLKF, from the coding sequence ATGGATAAACACGATACTAACCGTTTCTCCTGCCGGACGCTCATGAAACTATCGGTTATTCAGCTCCTGATGACCATCCTGTTTGTGGGTGCGACCTATGCGCATCATGCACATGGGCAGGAAATTCTTGATCAGCGAATAACCCTCAAAACGGAGACGACCAACCTCAGGCGGGCCCTGCTGACGCTCGAACGAACAACCCATGTGCTGTTTGTCTACAACCCCAGGGAAATTCAGATCAACCAAAAAGTAACCCTGGACGCCCGGTATGTGACGTTGAAAGAGGCCCTTACGGAATTGCTGACACCCCTGCACATTCAGTACGAAGTCTCCGGAAAACAAATCATCCTGTTTCGGAAGGACGAAACGGACACGAAAACAATCCCCAGTCTGATCTTTCCCCTGCCGATGCTGGCCGATCTGCCCATCAGTGGAACGGTCACGGACGAAAAGGGAGAAGGCTTGCCGGGCGTCAGTGTGCTGGTAAAAGGGACACAGCGGGGTACGTCCACGAACACGGACGGAAACTTTCAGATTGCCGTTCCGAACGAAGCCGCTGTGCTGGTTTTTAGCTTTGTCGGTTTTCAGCCGCAGGAAATCGAGGTGGGTAAGCGGGCAACCCTGAACGTCTCCCTCAAGACCGATAATAAGAACCTCGATGAGGTGGTCGTCGTTGGGTATGGTACCGTAAAAAAGTCGGACCTGACCGGTGCGGTTGCCAAAGTTGGTGAAGCGAACATCAAAGCCACACCCATCCCTTCCCTCGACCGGGCTATGCAGGGGCGGGCCGCGGGTGTACAGGTCGTGACCAATTCGGCCCGGCCCGGTGGAAGCGCTACGATCCGGATCCGGGGATCAGGGTCGGTCAATGCCAGCAATGACCCCCTCTACGTGATCGACGGTTTTCCAACCGGCAACCTGAATTCGATCAACTCCGACGATATCGAATCCATTGAAGTACTGAAAGATGCCTCGGCAACCGCCATCTACGGCTCCCGAGGGTCGAACGGGGTGGTTCTGGTTACAACGAAACGGGGCAAGGCCGGGAAGGCCGTCATCAGCTACGATGGCTACTACGGTGTTCAAACCGTTCGGCATACGATTCCCCTGCTCAATGCCCGGCAATTTGCCGATTTCGTGAACGAAGCCCGCGTCAATGGGGGTGCCAAACCTTTTTTCGACGGGTCCACCCCCGACCAGCCCCTTCCTTCGGCGCTTGGTGAAGGTACCGACTGGCAACAGCAGATTTTCCAATCGGCACCCATCCAGAATCACCAGCTTTCGGCCTCAGGAGGGTCCGAAAAATCGCGTTATGCCGTTTCGTTTGGGTATTACAACCAACAGGGCATTATCCTCAACTCGAACTTTAAACGCTATACCCTGCGCGCCAACCTCGACAACAACCTGACCTCCCGGCTGAAAGTCGGGCTGACCACGCAGGGGGCCTATACCACCGGCAACAACGCCAAAACGGATGTCGACGGTAATGGTGGTGGGGGGGTAACGAGTTCGGCGCTGAGTTATGCGCCCACGTTTCCGACCTACAATCCCGACGGTAGCTATTACAAAAATACGGGCGCTCTCAACGGCTATGGGGTCGATAACCCGCTGGCCGTCGCCAATGAGATCACGAACCCAAGCTCGACCATGCGGTTGCTGGCCAACGCCTACCTCGATTATACGATCATCGACGGCCTGAACTTCCGGACCAGTTTCGGGGCTGATCTTCAGAACACCAAATCCAACAGTTACCAGACCCGGCTATCGCTGGCGGGTTCCAGCCTGGGCGGTGGGGCCAGTATCGAAACGGCTCAAAGCATCGGCTGGCTGAATGAGAACACCCTGAATTACACCCGGCAACTGACGCCCCGGCATAGCCTGAACGCCTTACTTGGCTACACGATCCAGGGGCTGACAACGGAAGGCGTAATCACCAGAGCCAACACCTTTAACGATGATTTTGCCCTGTTCAACAACCTCGGAGCCGGGTCGACCCTGGTAGCCCCAACATCGTCGGCCAGCGACTGGCGGTTGATATCGTACCTCGCCCGGATCAACTATGGCTTCGATGATCGGTTTCTGCTGACGCTGACCGGTCGACGCGATGGGTCCAGCCGGTTCGGCCCGAATCAGAAATTCGGTTTCTTTCCATCGGGCGCGCTGGCCTGGAAACTCGCCAATGAGAAATGGATGAAGAATCTGACGGTCGTTTCGGATGCCAAGCTGCGACTCAGCTACGGGCTATCGGGCAACCAGGAAATTGGCAACTATCGCTACCTGGCCAATATCAGCTCGACCTCATACATTCTGGGTGGTGCCCTGAACTCCGGTGCGACAACCTCCGGCGTGGCCAACCCGGATCTGCGCTGGGAACGAAATGCGCAGTTTGATGCCGGTCTTGATGTGGGTCTGTTCAACAACCGGGTTCAGCTGACAGCCGATTACTACATCAAAACAACGTCGGATCTTCTCTTCAACGTCGGCATTCCCACCTCGTCGGGATTTTCCAATACCCTCAAGAATATTGGCAGTGTGGAGAACAAAGGACTTGAACTGTCCCTGAATACGATCAACATCGATAAAGGGGGCTTTCGCTGGACGTCGGAGTTCAACATCACCTTCAACCGGAATAAAATATTGACCCTCGATGGCCGCCAGCAATTCACAACGGGGACCGATGCGGTTATTTTTGCCACCAGTATCAACCCGATTCTGCTCAAGGTCGGCAGTCCGCTGGGTAATTTTTACGGCCGTGTGGCCGACGGTATTTTTCAGAGCCAGGCCGAAATCGACGCGTCAGCGCAGAAAACAGCCCGGCCCGGTGACCTTCGCTACAAGGATCTCAATGGCGACGGCGTCATCAACGATAATGACCGCGACATCATTGGCAATGCGAACCCCAAGCTCTTTGGTGGGTTCAACAATACCTTTTCGTTTAAGGGTTTCGACCTGAACATCTTCGTGCAGGGCAATTCGGGCAATCAGATCCTGAATTACGGCACCTTCGATCTGCTGAATCTAACGGGAGGTAATAACCAGTCGGCCAGGGCGCTGGATCGCTGGACGCCCACGAATCCAAGCAATACGATTCCACGGGCGAACAGTGCCGGTGGTTCACGGATTCTGTCGAGTTTTCAGGTGGAAGATGGCGCTTACCTGCGGGTCAAGAACATCTCGCTCGGCTATACTCTTCCCAAAGCTGTACTGACCCGGCTGGCGATCAGTTCGGCCAAGATTTACGTAACGGCTCAAAACTGGCTTACGTTTACCAACTACACAGGCTATGATCCCGAAGTAAATCGCTACGGCAGTTCATCCCTGAGTCAGGGGCTCGATTATGGCGGTTATCCGGCAGCCAAAACCTTACTGGTTGGCTTAAACTTAAAGTTCTAA
- a CDS encoding RagB/SusD family nutrient uptake outer membrane protein, which produces MKFKHIAPFMVLVLAACEKQLDLSPVTNLTNVTYYKTADDAKAALGACYSQIGGTDPFLDLATSDDGVPFLTGSADRPLLWRYNITPSNTFISNYAGAYSGINRSNIVLGRLPGISMDESLKKRYIAEAKFLRALHYFNLVRLYGDVPIVTTETTSLDGLAVSRDPADKVYELIEADLKEAESVLPKTYPASESGRATQGAAKGMLARVYLTRAGTTAGSPYWAQAAAKAKEVMDLGVYDLYANFADAFAISARGGKENIFEIQNLTDVKGHTLGRGYGVRSAPIYPGTGSGIARPSPSLFNLYSDKDTRKAVTFLTSYVYNGVTTTLSSTDPDFTKAIAFQKLWDKPAKTLEGTSIPILRYSDVLLMYAEATNEASNGPTTDAYAALNKVRTRAGLTALSGLPYAQFKEAVWLERRLELTFENSRRFDLIRTGRLLDAVKAENSFARNATIQPFHVLMPIPQTDMDANPNLKQNPGY; this is translated from the coding sequence ATGAAATTCAAGCATATAGCCCCGTTTATGGTGCTCGTTCTGGCGGCTTGTGAAAAGCAGCTGGATCTGTCGCCGGTTACGAACCTCACCAATGTCACCTATTACAAAACAGCCGACGATGCCAAAGCGGCTCTGGGGGCCTGTTATTCGCAGATTGGCGGCACCGATCCATTTCTGGACCTCGCGACCAGCGATGATGGCGTCCCGTTCCTGACCGGTTCGGCCGACCGGCCGCTGCTCTGGCGCTACAACATTACCCCGTCGAACACCTTCATTTCGAATTATGCCGGAGCCTATTCGGGTATCAACCGATCGAACATTGTACTTGGCCGATTGCCGGGCATTTCGATGGATGAGAGCCTGAAAAAACGGTACATCGCCGAGGCAAAATTTCTGCGGGCACTCCATTACTTTAACCTCGTCCGGCTCTACGGCGACGTACCCATCGTGACGACAGAAACAACCTCGCTGGATGGCCTGGCCGTATCGCGTGATCCGGCGGATAAGGTGTATGAACTGATCGAAGCGGATCTGAAAGAAGCCGAAAGCGTTTTACCGAAAACCTACCCGGCCAGTGAGTCGGGGCGGGCTACGCAGGGGGCCGCCAAGGGCATGCTCGCCCGCGTCTATCTGACCCGAGCGGGCACCACGGCCGGTTCGCCCTACTGGGCACAGGCGGCTGCCAAAGCCAAAGAAGTCATGGATCTGGGCGTGTATGATCTCTATGCCAATTTCGCCGACGCCTTTGCCATCTCGGCGCGGGGTGGGAAAGAGAACATTTTCGAGATCCAGAATCTGACGGATGTAAAAGGGCACACCTTAGGCCGGGGGTATGGCGTGCGCTCTGCCCCCATTTATCCGGGAACGGGTTCCGGCATTGCCCGCCCCTCCCCGAGTCTGTTCAATCTCTATTCGGATAAAGACACACGGAAAGCCGTCACCTTCCTGACGTCGTATGTCTACAATGGGGTGACCACGACGCTGTCCAGTACCGACCCCGATTTCACCAAAGCCATCGCCTTTCAGAAGCTGTGGGATAAACCGGCTAAAACCCTCGAAGGGACCAGCATCCCCATTCTTCGCTATTCGGACGTGCTGCTGATGTATGCGGAAGCCACGAATGAGGCCAGCAATGGCCCGACGACGGATGCCTACGCAGCGCTGAACAAGGTTCGGACCCGGGCGGGGCTTACTGCACTCTCGGGGCTGCCGTACGCGCAATTCAAAGAAGCGGTCTGGCTCGAACGCCGGCTGGAACTGACCTTTGAAAACAGCCGGCGCTTCGATTTAATCCGAACGGGCCGGTTGCTCGATGCCGTGAAGGCCGAGAATAGTTTTGCCCGCAATGCCACCATTCAACCCTTTCACGTGCTGATGCCTATTCCACAAACGGATATGGATGCCAATCCGAATCTAAAACAAAATCCAGGCTATTAA
- a CDS encoding polysaccharide pyruvyl transferase family protein, which yields MTNRREFLKQTPALIGLLTGIPALAQSTTTGLAAKKSIILRSSWQTVNIGDIGHTPGVLTLLEKYLPDVQVRLWPSSVDNGVDALLRRRFPNVPIIKTPDEIALAFRECVFLLHGSGPSLVARKDVERWHNETGKPFGIYGITFPGVYSPDPKAVITANPLDVDLLNKASFALFRDSISLDFAKANGVNNAIMEFCPDGAFAVDLRNDQAATAFMKEHGLEEGKFLCVIPRTRFTPYWEIPSKKTPFDETRNARNQAMKEHDNAPLREAIIAIVRQTPMKILICPEDETQVKLGKEILLDKLPDDVKPKVVWRDRYWITDEAVSTYIRSAGLFGLEMHSPIMCIGNGIPAIVGRFAEQTSKGAMWRDIGLGDWLFDMDNEQDVARYVPTVLAMANDPKAAKAKAAKGRKFVEQRQRETMGLLKKNVTPL from the coding sequence ATGACAAACCGCCGAGAGTTTCTTAAACAAACGCCCGCCCTGATCGGACTCCTGACGGGCATTCCGGCACTGGCCCAATCAACCACAACCGGGCTGGCCGCTAAAAAATCCATCATTCTTCGCTCGTCCTGGCAAACGGTCAACATCGGCGATATTGGGCATACGCCCGGTGTATTGACGCTGCTGGAAAAATACCTGCCGGATGTGCAGGTACGATTATGGCCATCCAGCGTCGACAATGGGGTTGATGCGTTATTACGTCGGCGGTTTCCGAATGTACCGATCATCAAAACACCCGATGAGATTGCCCTGGCCTTCAGGGAATGTGTCTTTCTGTTGCATGGGTCCGGGCCTTCGCTGGTTGCCCGCAAGGATGTGGAGCGCTGGCACAACGAAACGGGGAAGCCCTTCGGTATTTACGGCATTACGTTCCCCGGTGTCTACAGCCCTGATCCCAAAGCGGTCATTACGGCTAATCCGCTCGATGTTGACCTACTGAACAAAGCCAGCTTCGCCCTCTTCCGGGACTCAATTTCACTGGATTTTGCCAAAGCCAATGGGGTAAACAATGCCATCATGGAATTTTGCCCCGATGGGGCTTTTGCCGTGGATTTGCGCAATGACCAGGCAGCAACTGCCTTTATGAAGGAACACGGGCTGGAAGAAGGCAAGTTTCTGTGCGTTATTCCCCGCACCCGTTTTACGCCCTACTGGGAGATTCCCAGCAAAAAAACGCCCTTTGATGAGACAAGAAATGCCCGAAATCAGGCGATGAAAGAACATGACAACGCTCCGCTTCGGGAAGCGATCATTGCCATTGTCCGTCAAACACCGATGAAAATTCTGATTTGCCCGGAAGACGAAACGCAGGTAAAACTGGGAAAAGAAATTCTGCTGGACAAATTGCCCGACGATGTCAAACCCAAAGTCGTCTGGCGCGACCGGTACTGGATTACCGATGAAGCGGTCAGCACATACATCCGCTCGGCGGGCCTGTTCGGGCTGGAAATGCATTCGCCCATCATGTGCATCGGCAATGGGATTCCGGCCATTGTCGGCCGATTTGCCGAGCAAACCAGCAAGGGGGCCATGTGGCGGGATATTGGCCTCGGCGACTGGCTGTTCGATATGGATAATGAGCAGGATGTGGCCCGATATGTTCCGACTGTACTGGCCATGGCCAACGATCCGAAAGCAGCCAAAGCGAAAGCGGCCAAAGGACGAAAATTCGTGGAACAGCGCCAGCGTGAAACAATGGGTCTCCTCAAGAAAAACGTGACGCCACTCTAG